CCGAGCCGATCGAATTCAGCTTCATGTTCCTGGCACCCGTGCTCTACGCGATCCACGCGGTGCTCACCGGCCTGTCCGAAGCGCTGATGAACGCGCTGGGGGTGAAGCTCGGCTACGGATTCTCCGCGGGTCTGTTTGATTACGTGCTGAACTACGGCAAGGCGACCAAGCCGCTGCTGCTGATCCCGATTGGCGCGGTCTATGCCGGCATCTATTACGGCCTGTTCCGCTGGACCATCGTCCGCTTCGATTTGCCGACGCCGGGGCGCGAGGCGCTCGACACGGTGCCGGCGGGACCCGTGGTGGCGGCGGACGACAAGGCGGCGGCTTTCGTCGCGGCTCTGGGCGGCGCTGCGAACCTGCGTGCCATCGACGCCTGTGCTACGCGGCTTCGGCTGTCGGTGGTGGATGCGACCGCGATCGACGAGGCAAGGCTGCGGCAACTGGGCGCCCGCGGCGTGCTTCGTCCTTCGCCAACGGCTGTGCAGGTGATCGTCGGCGGCATAGCGGATGGCCTCGCGATGGACATGCGCACCGCGATGGATGCCGTGCCGATGTCTGGCACGTCCGCCGTATCGCCACCGGCATCGGCAGCGACGCCTGCCATGGCGACCGTGCCGGCATCGCTTCTGGCGGCACTGGGTGGTCGCGACAATATCGGCGCAGTGTCGCGTCACGGCACCCGGCTGCGCATCGTCGTCGCCGATCGGACCCTCGTCGATCTTGCGAGCTTCGACGGCAGTGTCCGTACCGCCGCGTGGGTTGGGGCGGACACGCTTCACATGTTGATGCCCGCCTGATACGCAACAGCGCTTGCATCGCTGCGCGGCTGCGATTAGTCGATCCGCTCCGGCGCATCGATCGCGCCCGTGCGGGTGTAGCTCAATGGTAGAGCAGAAGCTTCCCAAGCTTACGACGAGGGTTCGATTCCCTTCACCCGCTCCACGCTTCTAGAAGAAGCGGATGAGCATCAGCAGCAGTCCGAGCATCGACAGGGTCCAGGCTAGGCTGCGGATGTATTTCACGCCCATCAGATACAGCGGAATGTAGGCGATCCGGGCCGCGAACCACAATATCGCGCCGGCCTCTCCCAATCCGCCGGTCTGACCGGTAACGGCGAGGCCGAGCGCCAGAGCGATGAAGGCGGGATAGGTTTCCTGAAAATTGCCGAGTGCGCGCGCGGCCCGGCCGGCCAAGGGGCCGAGTTGCGGTGGCTGGCCGTCGCGGGCGCCGGCGTTCCAGTCGAGGCCGCGCTCGCGCGTCACGGTCTGACCCTGGATCATCACATGGGCGAACAGCAATAGCGTCGATGCGCCCAGCAATGTCAGTTCGATAGGCATGGGCGTGTTCCCGTTGGTTATCCGGTGGAACGAGGGAGCGGCGCCCAGGCTCCCTCGTCCGATGCGATTACCGTCCCAGCAGGACCGCGAGCTCGTAGCAAGCGGCGCCGATCAGACCGGCGGCGGGCAGGGTGACCACCCAGGCGACGACGATCCGGCTGGCGACGTTCCAGCGCACCGCGCTGAGCCGGCGGGCGGAACCGACGCCGACGATCGCGCCAGTAATGGTGTGCGTGGAGGATACGGGAATGCCGCCCATCGTC
The sequence above is a segment of the Sphingomonas insulae genome. Coding sequences within it:
- a CDS encoding MAPEG family protein, which codes for MPIELTLLGASTLLLFAHVMIQGQTVTRERGLDWNAGARDGQPPQLGPLAGRAARALGNFQETYPAFIALALGLAVTGQTGGLGEAGAILWFAARIAYIPLYLMGVKYIRSLAWTLSMLGLLLMLIRFF